A genome region from Schistocerca americana isolate TAMUIC-IGC-003095 chromosome 1, iqSchAmer2.1, whole genome shotgun sequence includes the following:
- the LOC124596562 gene encoding fibrous sheath CABYR-binding protein-like yields the protein MMSHQQTVETIAEWADEPPNEKLDRDDEPPADSVETIAEWADEPSNEKLDRDDEPPADSVGTIVEWADEPPNEKLDSDDEPPADSVETIAEWADEPPNEKLDSDDESPANSVETIEEWADEPPNEKLDRDDEPPADSVETIAEWADEPSNEKLDRDDEPPADSVETIAEWADEPPNEKLDIDDEPPADSVETIAEWADKPPNEKLDSDDESPANSVESIEEWADEPPNEKLDRDDEPPADSVETIAEWADEPSNEKLDRDDEPPADSVGTIVEWGDEPPNEKLDSDDEPPADSVETIVEWGDEPPNEKLDIDDEPPADSVETIAEWADEPSSEKLDRDDEPPADSVETIAEWGDEPPNEKLDSDDEPPADSLDIDDEPPADSVETIAEWADEPSSEKLDRDDEPPADSVETIAEWADEPPNEKLDSDDEPPADSVETIAEWADEPSNEKLDRDDEPPADSVGTIVEWADEPPNEKLDSDDEPPADSVETIAEWADAPPNEKLDIDDEPPADSVETIAEWADEPPNEKLDRDDEPPADSVGTIVEWGDEPPNEKLDSDDEPPADSVETIVEWGGEPPNEKLDIDDEPPADSVETIAEWAGEPSSEKLDRDDEPPADSVETIAEWADEPPNEKLDSDDEPPADSVETIAEWADEPSNEKLDRDDEPPADSVGTIVEWADEPPNEKLDSDDEPPADSVETIAEWADEPPNEKLDIDDEPPADSVETIAEWADEPPNEKLDRDDEPPADSVGTIVEWGDEPPNEKLDSDDEPPADSVETIVEWGGEPPNEKLDIDDEPPADSVETIAEWAGEPSSEKLDRDDEPPADSVETIAEWADEPPNEKLDSDDEPPADSVETITEWADEPSNEKLDRDDEPPADSIETIAEWADECSNEACLEATSTFAAYCRFRASLSCGLMKLTPLKTGPFPNKTAFIVTGPSKKRAFTQRKVCPIKAAFIVTGPPKIRAFTPEKVCPIKTSFCVTEPPKKKAFTCKFFVPSKTQVSGFDVTNNMKCPSKLGQS from the exons atgatgagccaccagcagacagtagaaactattgcagaatgggctgatgagccccctaacgagaagttggacagagatgatgagccaccagcagactcagtagaaactattgcagaatgggctgatgagccctctaacgagaagttggatagagatgatgagccaccagcagactcagtaggaaCTATTgtagaatgggctgatgagccccctaacgaGAAGCTGGAtagtgatgatgagccaccagcagactcagtagaaactattgcagaatgggctgatgagccccctaacgagaagttggatagtGATGATGAGTCACCAGcaaactcagtagaaactattgaagaatgggctgatgagccccctaacgagaagttggacagagatgatgagccaccagcagactcagtagaaactattgcagaatgggctgatgagccctctaacgagaagttggatagagatgatgagccaccagcagactcagtagaaactattgcagaatgggctgatgaacctcctaacgagaagttggatatagatgatgagccaccagcagactcagtagaaactattgcagaatgggctgataagccccctaacgagaagttggatagtGATGATGAGTCACCAGCAAACTCAGTAGAATCTATtgaagaatgggctgatgagccccctaacgagaagttggacagagatgatgagccaccagcagactcagtagaaactattgcagaatgggctgatgagccctctaacgagaagttggatagagatgatgagccaccagcagactcagtaggaaCTATTGTAGAATGGGGTGATGAGccccctaacgagaagttggatagtgatgatgagccaccagcagactcagtagaaactattgtagAATGGGGTGATGAGccccctaacgagaagttggatatagatgatgagccaccagcagactcagtagaaactattgcagaatgggctgatgagccctctagtgagaagttggatagagatgatgagccaccagcagactcagtagaaactattgcagaatggggtgatgagccccctaacgagaagttggatagtgatgatgagccaccagcagactca ttggatatagatgatgagccaccagcagactcagtagaaactattgcagaatgggctgatgagccctctagtgagaagttggatagagatgatgagccaccagcagactcagtagaaactattgcagaatgggctgatgagccccctaacgagaagttggatagtgatgatgagccaccagcagactcagtagaaactattgcagaatgggctgatgagccctctaacgagaagttggatagagatgatgagccaccagcagactcagtaggaaCTATTgtagaatgggctgatgagccccctaacgaGAAGCTGGAtagtgatgatgagccaccagcagactcagtagaaactatagcAGAATGGGCTGATGCGccccctaacgagaagttggatatagatgatgagccaccagcagactcagtagaaactattgcagaatgggctgatgagccccctaacgagaagttggatagagatgatgagccaccagcagactctgTAGGAACTATTGTAGAATGGGGTGATGAGccccctaacgagaagttggatagtgatgatgagccaccagcagactcagtagaaactattgtagAATGGGGTGGTGAGccccctaacgagaagttggatatagatgatgagccaccagcagactcagtagaaactattgcagaatgggctggtGAGCCCTCtagtgagaagttggatagagatgatgagccaccagcagactcagtagaaactattgcagaatgggctgatgagccccctaacgagaagttggatagtgatgatgagccaccagcagactcagtagaaactattgcagaatgggctgatgagccctctaacgagaagttggatagagatgatgagccaccagcagactcagtaggaaCTATTgtagaatgggctgatgagccccctaacgaGAAGCTGGAtagtgatgatgagccaccagcagactcagtagaaactatagcagaatgggctgatgagccccctaacgagaagttggatatagatgatgagccaccagcagactcagtagaaactattgcagaatgggctgatgagccccctaacgagaagttggatagagatgatgagccaccagcagactctgTAGGAACTATTGTAGAATGGGGTGATGAGccccctaacgagaagttggatagtgatgatgagccaccagcagactcagtagaaactattgtagAATGGGGTGGTGAGccccctaacgagaagttggatatagatgatgagccaccagcagactcagtagaaactattgcagaatgggctggtGAGCCCTCtagtgagaagttggatagagatgatgagccaccagcagactcagtagaaactattgcagaatgggctgatgagccccctaacgagaagttggatagtgatgatgagccaccagcagactcagtagaaactattacagaatgggctgatgagccctctaacgagaagttggatagagatgatgaaccaccagcagactcaatagaaactattgcagaatgggctgatgagtgcTCTAATGAGGCATGTTTGGAAGCCACCTCTACCTTTGCAGCATATTGTCGATTTAGAGCTTCTCTTAGTTGTGGCCTTATGAAACTAACGCCCTTAAAAACAGGACCATTTCCGAACAAAACAGCCTTTATCGTTACAGGCCCATCGAAGAAGAGGGCCTTTACTCAACGGAAGGTGTGTCCTATTAAGGCGGCCTTCATAGTCACAGGCCCTCCAAAGATAAGAGCATTTACTCCAGAGAAGGTCTGTCCCATTAAAACGTCCTTTTGTGTTACTGAACCACCGAAGAAGAAGGCATTCACTTGTAAATTTTTTGTACCAAGTAAAACTCAAGTCTCTGGTTTTGATGTGACTAACAATATGAAGTGCCCTTCAAAATTGGGTCAGTCTTGA